The segment CCGGGGGGAGTGCTGGTGACATGCTCATGCTCGTTCCATGTGGGCGAGGACGACTTCCTTGAAATGCTGCGCGCCGCCGCCTTTGACGCGCGCCAGTCGCCTAAAGTAATCGCCAAACGCGGCCAGTCCAGGGATCATCCCGTGCTGCTCGCCGTGCCGGAAACCGCGTACTTGAAGTGCGTCATCCTGACGGTCTAGCTCAGACGCCGTCAGTTCGCAGCTTGACTGCGCTTGCTCGCTTTGCCACTCGCGCCGCGCCACAAGTCGCTGACCACGCGATATTCATGCGAAAGCGACGATGACACGCTCATCTCTCCGCTCACGACAAAGCGCTCGTGATTCTCTTCCAGTTCCTGCGGGAGGTAACGGTAGTTCACCATCACGCCAAAGGAGTCACGCAAGCCGTAGGGACGCATGTTGGCAAAGGGATCAATCGCCTCCAGCCGCGCGCCGTTGGAGAAATGAAACTGCGCGACCGGGTCCAGCGGCCGGTCTCCACTCCGCGCTTGAGTGATGTAGGCGAGGGCCAGGCGCCGCAGCGGTGATGCCAGCACTTTCTGATGGTCGGCCGGGCTGTTGAGCAGATGAAATACAGCCTCGACCACGTCGGTGTGTCCCGACTCCCGCTTCAACTCAGGGGCAAAATCTTCCAGCAATCGCGCCAGCCGCTGGTGAGTGAAGCCGTGTTTTTCATCGCGCGAATGCAGCGCCCGCGCCAGGTGAAGCACCGGGGACAAGGTGCTGTAGTTATCGATCTTGGGCAGCTCCCCTCCCAGCTCGTCCACCACTTGCTTGATCAGGAAATTGCCAAACGGAATGCCGCGCAGGCCGTCCATGCAGTTGTTGATGGAATAGAAAATTGCCGTATCCGCCTGCTCCGGCGGCAGCACCGGCGCGGTGATGTCGAGCAGCGGCTCCAGGTGTCGCGCCAGCCCCTTGGTGAGCGCCACCTCGACGAAGATCACCGGCTCGCCCGCCAATGCCGGTTGGAAGAAGGCGAAGCAACGCCGGTCCGCCTCCAGCCGCCGGCGCAAATCGGGCCAGCCGTTGATCTCGTGCACCGACTCGTAATCGATCAGCTTTTCCAGCGTCAGCGCCGAGGTGTGCCACCCGATGCGCTCCAGGCGCAGGAAGCCGCGGTTAAACCAGGAGCGGAACAGGTGCTTCATGTCGGCGTCCACGACGCTGAGCTGCGGGTGCGCACGGAGGTCGCGCAGCAGGTCGCTCCGCATCGCCACCAGCGACTCGGTTCCAGCCGGCGCCGTATTGAGACGTCGAAACAACTCCTGCCGAGGCGGCTCGGCCGCCTTGGCCAAGGTCGCCATGCTGGCCGCGCCCGGACTGCGCCGGTATTCCTCGATGGCGCGCTGGATTGTGTCGCGGTCAGGGCAGAAGTCAAAGGCCAGCATCTGAAAGAACGCCAGCTGCTTCTCCGGGTCCATTTCCTTGTACTGATCGAGAATGCGTTGCGACAACACGATTTGCGAAGCCTCGCCGCGCTGCGACAGGAGTTGCTGGCAGAGCAGGCGCATGTCGCTGCCGCGGGCGCCCCGCAGGCTGCGCAAGAAATTTGTGAAAAATTGCGGCATATTCCGGCTTTTCTCCCGCCGTTCTCACCTGAGTATAAGCGGTTCAGGGACGTTGTTGACGGACAGCAGCATCCCCGCCCCGCATCCCCGGCCAGCACCGCTTTGATGGCAACCTCGTTCGCGGAACCGAAATCCCACCTAGGTCCTCGGGAGGTATCTCTATGCGCAAGTTCGTATTCGTCGTTGCCGTGTGCTTATTGGCCTCGGCGCTTGCGGTGGCACAAGCCTCGTCATCTTCACCATCGCCGGCCCAGACTTCGCCTTCGGCAACCCAGTCGCCGAATGCTTCCCAGTCGCCGTCGCAACCGGCAACCCCGAAGAGCGGCGACACCTCGGTTTCCGGCTCGGTTTCCGGCTCGGCTTCAGGTTCGGCCCAGACTTCGCCTGCCAATTCTCCTTCTGGCCAGAACTCCAGCCAGACCGGCGTTAATAACCCGAACCCGCAGTCTCCGCAGCAGCCCATGCGCGCCGACAACCGTGGTGGCGGGCTGCCCTGGGGCTGGATCATCATTGGCATCGTGGCGGTCGTGATCCTGATCGCGCTTGCCACCCGCGGCTCTGACCGGGTCGAGCGAGTGGAACGAATTGAGCGTCACGACGACGATATCCGCCGCGTCGGCTAATATCGCTTCAATCTGCATGCCAAGGCCGCTCCTCCGTGAGCGGCTTTTGTTTGCGTGGCTTCGCTGCGTATGCGCTTAGTGGCTCGTCCGGTTACGGCAGTGCCAGTGTCGCTGGGAGCCGAAACGGACAGGCTGAAGCGCCTCGTTCGCAAGATGTCCCTGGAGGCGCCTTTCGCATATCATTTCGTGCGGCTGCAACGAGGTCATGCTGATGCTGCAACCAGCTGCTCCCACGGCGCTCTCGGAATGGCAAAATTTCTATGTCATTGTCGGTTCTTCTGCCGGGGCGTTGACCGGTCTGCAATTTGTGGTCATCGCGCTCGTCGCCCAGGCGCGGGCCGCGAACAGCATGTTGGAAATCCGCGCCTTCGGCACCCCGACGGTGGTTCATTTCTGCGCCGCCCTGCTGATCTCCGCCATCGGGACTGCCCCCTGGCACTTTCTCTCCAGCGCGGGGCTCGCACTCGGCGTCTGCGGGATCGGCGGAGCTGCTTACGCGGTCATGATCATCCGCCACGCGCGGCGCCAGACCGGGTATGTCCCCGACGGAGAAGACTGGCTCTGGTATGTCGTGCTTCCGCTGGTGGCGTATCTGGCGCTGCTCGCAGCCGCCGCGCTTCTCGCCTGGCGCCCTTCGCCGGCCTTGTTCATCGTCGCCGCGAGCGCGCTCCTGCTGCTCTTCGTCGGCATCCACAATGCCTGGGACACGGTTACCTATATCGCGGTCAAGCACTCGCGCCCGCCCAAGCAAGGCGATAAAACTTGAGCGAAGTTGCGGCGTCGCATCACCAAGTGATCCCGCTCGTCGGATAACTTCCTATCGTTCACGCTGCAAACTTTTGCATCTGACATTCGTTACTATGCCCGTAAACTCTTGACTTCCCGATGAAGAATTTGGATGCTGGATTGCGGAAATACCTGTTCAGGTGAACCTCGGGCGCTTCTCAGGGTGGGATCGCGCTCTTTCGTCCGTGTAGGGCCAGGCTTTTGCGAAGAATCTTACAAAGCATCGCTGGTGCTTCAGCGCTGCCGCG is part of the Terriglobales bacterium genome and harbors:
- a CDS encoding malonyl-CoA decarboxylase family protein, which codes for MPQFFTNFLRSLRGARGSDMRLLCQQLLSQRGEASQIVLSQRILDQYKEMDPEKQLAFFQMLAFDFCPDRDTIQRAIEEYRRSPGAASMATLAKAAEPPRQELFRRLNTAPAGTESLVAMRSDLLRDLRAHPQLSVVDADMKHLFRSWFNRGFLRLERIGWHTSALTLEKLIDYESVHEINGWPDLRRRLEADRRCFAFFQPALAGEPVIFVEVALTKGLARHLEPLLDITAPVLPPEQADTAIFYSINNCMDGLRGIPFGNFLIKQVVDELGGELPKIDNYSTLSPVLHLARALHSRDEKHGFTHQRLARLLEDFAPELKRESGHTDVVEAVFHLLNSPADHQKVLASPLRRLALAYITQARSGDRPLDPVAQFHFSNGARLEAIDPFANMRPYGLRDSFGVMVNYRYLPQELEENHERFVVSGEMSVSSSLSHEYRVVSDLWRGASGKASKRSQAAN